The region TCCATCGAGCCTTTTTGGATGGTTTCCGCACTAATATAAGCCACCGCACAAGTAATCATTAACGGTAAAACCAAATTAAAATTAGCATTTAACTCAAAAATCATGACAATAGCAGTAACAGGCACTCGTACTACACCCGTAAATACAGCGCCCATCCCTGCTAAAGCAAAAGTAGTGCTCGCATCAATGCCCGTAAAATATTGTGCCATATCCCCCACCAAATAACCGAGGGAAGACCCCATAATTAAAGCTGGAGCGAATAATCCCCCCGGCGCCCTTGTCCCTGCCATGATAATGGTTAAACTAAAATGAGCTACTAAAGCTAAAGCTGTTTGTTGCCAAGACAATTCCCCGCGCACCAAAAATTCCCTCAAACCAGCATTATCTCGAAAAAAAGGCGGTAATAAAGCGATAATTGTGCCACAAAATAAAGCGGTTAAACCGATTTTCACCGCTAAAGGTAATTTGAGACTTTGATTAAAACGGACACTTTTTAAGACACCACGATTAAACAGCGCCCCTAACACCCCCCCTAAAATACCGAGAATTAAATACAAGGGAATATCAGAGGGGGAAAATTGTAGATTTTCCAACGCCAACAAACTAGAAGGTAAACGTAAATCTGGAGACTGTAAAATTAAAGACACCACAGCGCCCGTAAAAGAAGCCACAATAGCGGTTTCAAGGGTAAGATTAGAAACATCCCGCATCAACTCTTCCACCACGAATAACACCCCTGCAATGGGGGTATTAAATCCAGCTGCCAATCCAGCCGCCGCCCCTGCGGCAATCATTTGCCTTCTATGCTCAGGAGATGTGGGTACATAACGGGTTAATTCAGCGGCCAAAGCCGCACCAATATGCACAGTGGGGCTTCTTCTTCCTAGGGTTAGTCCAGCCCCTAACATTAGAATTGTGCCAATAATCTTGACAACGGCGACTTTTAATGATAAAGGAATCGGATGACGTGCCAAGGAGGCTTTAACTTGGGGAATGCCACCACCGCCGGAAGTAGGGGAAACATATTCCAAGAGTAAACCCGTGATGATACCGAAACCTAAGCCGAATAATGGTAAAACGAGGAGGGCGCCCCATTGATTAGCTAAACTAACACGAATACCCCCTAACCAACCGACGCCCTGTTTGAGGAGTAAAGCGGAGGAAGCAGAGAAGACTCCAATCAAAGCGGCTTCCACCAAAGCGTAACGAGTTGAAATGGAATTTTGCCCAAAATGGCGAGATTTAAGCCAAGTTACTGATTTTTGCCAAATTTCGAGCGCTTTATAGGTTTCCACTGTTACATCTATTAGATATTATGGTGTTGGGGTGTTACAAAAGAAAGGGACAAAGGCAGATAGGGCGAAAATTCATAATTCATAATTCATAATTCATTAATTATGCACATTTTTATTAGTACGGGGGAAGTATCAGGGGATTTACAAGGTGGTATGCTCGTAGAATCTCTCTATAGTCAAAGTAAAAGTCAAGGTTTAACTCTGAGGATAAGTGCGCTAGGGGGAGAAAAAATGGCACGGGGAGGGGCGCTTTTAATCGGCGATACCACCGCTATCGGCTCAGTAGGTTTACTAGAATCGATACCTTTTATTATACCTACATGGCAAGTACAACAGAAAGCCAAACAATTTTTAAAAAATGATCCTCCTGATGCGGTAGTTTTAATTGACTATTTAGGACCAAATCTGGGTATAGCCACCTTCATGAAGCAGAATTTTCCTCATATTCCCGTTATTTGGTATATTGCACCTCAGTATTGGGTTTGGACACCCATTGAACAAAATGTTAAACAATTAGTTAGTGTTACCGATCAAGTATTGGCTATTTTTCCAGCAGAAGCAAAATTTTATCAAAGTAAGGGCGTAAATAGCACTTATGTAGGGCATCCCCTTATTCCACGCATGAAAAAAGCACCCTCCACCGCTACAGCTAAAGCTAAATTAGGTATCACCGCAGACGATAAACATTATAACATCGGTTTACTTCCGGCTTCTCGTCAACAAGAATTAAAATATCTTTTCCCCGTAATGCTAGAATCGGCAGTAAAAATAAAAGAAAAAGTCCCTAATGCTCGTTTTTATTTACCGATTTCTCTCCCTAAATATAAAAATTTAATCCAAGAAATGATCAAATCTTATGGTATCGAAATTAATCTTTTTGAAGGGGATACCCTTGATTTATTTCCTATTTTAGATTTAGCTATTACTAAATCAGGCACAGTTAATTTAGAATTAGGACTATTAAAAATTCCTCAAGTGGTAATCTATAAAGTACAACCTTTCACTATTTGGGTAGGTAGAAAATTTTTTAATTTCTCAGCGCCCTTCATCTCTCCTGTTAATTTAATTTTAGAAGAAGAAATTGTGCCAGAGTTACTACAAGAAAAAGCTAATGTTGAGAATATTGTTAGAGAATCATTAGATTTTTTACTTAATGAAAAAAGACAACTAAAAATGGCTCAAAAATATCAAGAAATGCAAGAAGTTTTAGATCAAGGTATTACTTCCGGTAGCGAAAAAGCAGGGGAAGAAATTTTTAAAATACTAATGAAAAATTGACAATTGATAATGGGCAATCAGGTGTTAGATATTAGGTGAAAAAATTGACAAAAAACATATCTTAATTGATTTTTTCAGTTCAATTTTTGGCTCGAATTATATCATCATCTAAAAATTACACCTGAAACCTCCAACCTGAAGCCTATCCTTATTAGGCATTCCTGCATCGAACTGAGGCTATATAATCAAAGTAACGAATTATGGGAAAAATATTTATGTTGAAAAAATTGGCGATTATTGTCATGGTGAGCATTTTCTGTTTATTGGGAAGTATCATAACAGCGCCCTCCGCCGAAGCCTTGATTCAAATAAAAATTGTGGATGTGGATTATAAAGATTGTCCTGCTGGAGTGGGTGAAGGAAGCGTCACCAGTGGCGGTAGCGCCCTTCCAGCTACTTGTTACCTCGTCACAGGCAAAACCAATAACACTTCAGGTAAAACCCTTTATGATGCCGATGTTTTTGGTCGGATTTATGATGCTAATAATGAACCAGCCCTACAAAATCGCACTCGGTTAGGGGCGCTGAAAGAAGTAGAACCGGGTTTACATGAATTTGAGTTAAGAATTAGTGTGCCATCTAATCAACCTACTCCCTTGAAACTCAAGCAATTTAAAGCCACAGGTTTTTCTAGCACTGTTTATCCCTCATTTTAATACCATTAAAACCTGAGTTCGAGATAAAATTTTCGGTGCTGTAAAGGTGTCAGGTATCAGGTGTTAGGTATTAGGGGAAAGAATTGACAAAAAATATATCTTAATTGATTTTTTCGGTTCAATTTTTTGCTCGAATCATATCATCGTCTGAAAATTACACCTGAAACCTGCCCTTATCAGGCATTCTTGCATCGAACTGAGGTATTAAAAAACAAAAAGCCCCTCTCCTATGGGAGCAGGGCGTTTTCATTCTCAAAAATGTTAGTTTCTCAAACTAGCCAATAATCTGAAATTCAGAGGTTTTTAACTACTAATAAATCAATTAATAGTAAAAAATCCTCCTGTCTCCCTGAATCTCCCCCCTTTTTAAGGGGGGTTGGGGGGGATCATCCTTATATTGTCTTCTTGTCAAAAACAAATCAATTTTGATCCTGACTTTGAAAATCCCCTGCGGTTGGGAGAGGGGTTGGGGTGAGGGTAACACCTTCTAGCTTATAGCTGAGGCACAAACTGTTCCTTTTCAGGTACTTCCGTATATTCAGCTACAATCTGACGAAATTCATCACCATCAATGGTTTCTTTTTCAATCAAAAGATCAACTAAACGATCAATGACTTCCCGATTATCTCGGATGATTTGACGTGCCATTTGATGACCATGTTCAGCAATCATGCGAATTTGAGCATCAATGCGAGAAGCACTTTCCTCAGAATATTCCGCTCGGTTCATAAAACCACCGCCTAAAAATACTTCTCCCCCTTGCCCTTCCAAAGAAAGAAGCCCCATATCACTCATGCCAAAACGAGTTACCATTTGACGTGCCATGCCCGTCACTTGCTGTAAGTCACCCCCAGCGCCCGTGGTCACTTCATCATCGCCAAAGATTTCTTCTTCAGCCGCACGACCACCCATAGCACCGGCGATGCGCGCCATTAATTGAGCTTTGGTAGTCAAACCCTGTTCTTCATTAGGAGTAAACCAAGTTAAACCTTGAGCTTGTCCTCTGGGGATAAGAGTAACTTTTTGCACAGGATCATGATCTTTTAATAAAGTACCCACAATAGCATGACCGACTTCGTGATAAGCAATTAAACGCTTACTTTTGCTATCTACTAAAGGAGTGCCTTCCATACCAGCGATAACACGATCTACCGCCGCATCGATTTCACTCATGGTAATTTCCGACTTGCGACGACGAGCGGTTAAAATGGCTGCTTCATTGAGTAAATTAGCTAAATCAGCACCACTGAAACCGGGAGTGCGCCGGGCAATGGTTTCGATAGATACTTCGGGCGCTAACTTTTTATTGCGCGCGTGAACATCTAAAACCCCTAATCTGCCCTTGAAATCAGGGGGATCAACCATCACTTGACGGTCAAAACGACCCGGACGCATTAAAGCAGAATCTAATACATCCGCGCGGTTAGTAGCAGCAATGACGATAATACCAGTATTGCCTTCAAAACCATCCATTTCCGTGAGTAATTGGTTTAAAGTCTGCTCTCTTTCATCGTTACCGCCACCGATACCAGCGCCCCTCTGACGACCAACAGCGTCAATCTCATCAATAAAGATCAAACAAGGCGCATTTTCTTTGGCTTTTTTGAACAAATCACGCACCCGTGAAGCGCCCACACCCACAAACA is a window of Cyanobacterium sp. T60_A2020_053 DNA encoding:
- the lpxB gene encoding lipid-A-disaccharide synthase, whose translation is MHIFISTGEVSGDLQGGMLVESLYSQSKSQGLTLRISALGGEKMARGGALLIGDTTAIGSVGLLESIPFIIPTWQVQQKAKQFLKNDPPDAVVLIDYLGPNLGIATFMKQNFPHIPVIWYIAPQYWVWTPIEQNVKQLVSVTDQVLAIFPAEAKFYQSKGVNSTYVGHPLIPRMKKAPSTATAKAKLGITADDKHYNIGLLPASRQQELKYLFPVMLESAVKIKEKVPNARFYLPISLPKYKNLIQEMIKSYGIEINLFEGDTLDLFPILDLAITKSGTVNLELGLLKIPQVVIYKVQPFTIWVGRKFFNFSAPFISPVNLILEEEIVPELLQEKANVENIVRESLDFLLNEKRQLKMAQKYQEMQEVLDQGITSGSEKAGEEIFKILMKN
- the ftsH2 gene encoding ATP-dependent zinc metalloprotease FtsH2, with the protein product MKTPWRTILLWAIPFLIVGFFLWQGSFATTNMSDTANNTASTRMTYGRFLEYIDKGRVSSVDLYEGGRTAIVEAIDPELRQVQRLRVDLPGTSPELITKLRESGISFDTHPMRNEGAVWGILGNLVFPVLLIASLFFLFRRSSNMPGGPGQAMNFGKSKARFQMDAKTGVKFDDVAGIDEAKEELQEVVTFLKQPEKFTAVGARIPKGVLLVGPPGTGKTLLAKAIAGEAGVPFFSISGSEFVEMFVGVGASRVRDLFKKAKENAPCLIFIDEIDAVGRQRGAGIGGGNDEREQTLNQLLTEMDGFEGNTGIIVIAATNRADVLDSALMRPGRFDRQVMVDPPDFKGRLGVLDVHARNKKLAPEVSIETIARRTPGFSGADLANLLNEAAILTARRRKSEITMSEIDAAVDRVIAGMEGTPLVDSKSKRLIAYHEVGHAIVGTLLKDHDPVQKVTLIPRGQAQGLTWFTPNEEQGLTTKAQLMARIAGAMGGRAAEEEIFGDDEVTTGAGGDLQQVTGMARQMVTRFGMSDMGLLSLEGQGGEVFLGGGFMNRAEYSEESASRIDAQIRMIAEHGHQMARQIIRDNREVIDRLVDLLIEKETIDGDEFRQIVAEYTEVPEKEQFVPQL